From a region of the Nonlabens dokdonensis DSW-6 genome:
- a CDS encoding TonB-dependent receptor — MQNSKLLVLATFFLGFFYSFGQNGTLSGKVIDGDFNDVLAFANVSAKGTNYGTASDFDGKYSIEMEPGTYTIVFTFVGYSTKEITDVVIKSGEVTNLDVTLTTAADALESVVITVTKRQNSEKAVLDVQKNATVVLDGLSSESIKKSGSSSVASAVKAVPGVSVQDGKFVYVRGLGDRYTKTLLNGMEVPGLDPDRNALQLDIFPTGVIENLQVKKSATADLTSDFTGGIVDILTKDIPSSEEYSISLSLGYNPSMHFNDDYLSYNGSDTDFLGFDDGQRDSPIAIGTTIPLLQQDGQFVRTLTQSFNPELAAMREKSFMDFGFSFAGGNKYKFESGNALGFTASLAYKNETEFYDNFIDGQVFRKRADTSNNDPRVDRTQQGSIGTNNVLLNGLLGVTYKTQYSKYRINLLHIQNGESNAALIFQENAERSSNQIKKDVLTYTERSLTNVLISGEHTNEDGSWNTEWKIAPTLSRVDDKDFRTTPFRIDGGVPTIEPSEAGDPTRLFRELEEINLASRLDLTKKHKLFSEAAKLRFGAGFTYKNRDFAVDQYSFILQNFQSSQFNGDPNQILDPANIYDPATGSGVAVRSDFNITNNFDSQITIGSAYVSDEFQITNRLKSIVGLRFEKFDLTYSGQNQQGQISDNAKFIDKADLFPSLNLIYDLNEARSFKLRGSYSRTTARPSFKEASDAEIFDPVSNFFFIGNRDIQPTYINNIDLRIENYGNGSDFFAFSTFYKDFTDPIELSFIREAEGQFTPLNLGNATVLGAEVEVRKNLGFITPGLKNFNTTLNVSVIDSQQNYSEDEEANRRDTLRDGETLDDTRPLQGQSPYLINAGLVYETENDLRIGTFFNVQGRTLQIVGSGDIPDVYTLPFNSLNLTANKTFGDKIKHSFGIKVENILGDDVESEYEFFGAENRTFSFRSPETAFSLSYGIKF, encoded by the coding sequence ATGCAAAATTCTAAACTTTTAGTGCTTGCAACCTTCTTTTTAGGTTTCTTTTATTCATTTGGACAAAATGGTACTCTTTCAGGTAAAGTAATAGATGGAGACTTTAACGATGTTCTAGCCTTTGCAAATGTTTCTGCAAAAGGGACAAACTATGGAACTGCATCAGATTTTGATGGGAAGTATTCTATAGAGATGGAGCCTGGAACTTACACTATAGTATTTACATTTGTAGGTTATAGTACTAAAGAAATCACAGATGTGGTTATCAAGTCAGGAGAAGTAACAAACTTAGATGTAACTCTTACTACTGCTGCTGATGCACTAGAAAGTGTTGTAATTACGGTTACTAAAAGGCAAAATTCAGAAAAAGCAGTTTTAGATGTACAAAAAAACGCAACTGTAGTACTTGATGGTCTTTCTTCAGAATCTATTAAAAAATCTGGATCATCTTCTGTTGCAAGCGCGGTAAAAGCGGTACCAGGTGTATCAGTTCAAGATGGTAAATTTGTTTATGTAAGAGGTCTAGGTGACCGTTACACTAAAACTTTATTGAACGGAATGGAAGTTCCAGGCTTAGATCCAGACAGGAATGCACTACAATTAGATATTTTTCCTACTGGTGTGATTGAAAACTTACAAGTAAAGAAATCTGCTACTGCAGATTTGACTTCTGATTTTACTGGTGGAATCGTTGATATATTAACTAAAGATATTCCATCAAGTGAAGAGTATTCCATTAGTTTAAGTTTAGGATACAATCCTTCTATGCACTTCAATGATGATTACTTAAGTTACAATGGTAGTGATACAGATTTTCTAGGCTTTGATGATGGTCAAAGAGATTCTCCTATAGCTATAGGAACTACTATACCTTTATTACAGCAAGATGGGCAGTTTGTAAGAACCTTAACTCAAAGTTTTAATCCAGAACTTGCTGCGATGAGAGAGAAAAGCTTCATGGACTTCGGTTTTAGCTTTGCAGGTGGTAACAAGTATAAGTTTGAAAGTGGTAATGCTTTAGGATTTACTGCTTCTCTTGCTTATAAAAATGAAACTGAATTTTACGACAATTTCATTGATGGTCAAGTATTCAGAAAAAGAGCAGATACCTCAAACAATGATCCTAGAGTAGATAGAACTCAACAAGGTTCCATAGGAACAAATAACGTATTATTAAATGGATTATTAGGGGTAACCTATAAAACACAGTATTCAAAATACCGTATCAATTTACTGCATATTCAAAATGGAGAATCTAATGCAGCTTTAATTTTTCAAGAAAATGCTGAGCGTTCCTCAAACCAAATCAAAAAAGACGTTTTAACCTATACAGAACGTTCTTTAACTAACGTTCTTATTTCTGGAGAGCACACAAATGAAGATGGGTCATGGAACACAGAGTGGAAAATAGCTCCAACACTTTCAAGAGTAGACGATAAAGATTTTAGAACCACTCCATTTAGAATTGATGGAGGTGTACCAACAATAGAACCTTCTGAAGCAGGAGATCCTACAAGATTATTTAGAGAGCTTGAAGAAATTAACTTAGCATCTAGATTAGACCTAACTAAAAAGCATAAATTGTTTTCAGAAGCTGCAAAACTTCGATTCGGAGCAGGCTTTACCTATAAAAACAGAGATTTTGCAGTAGATCAATATTCATTTATTTTGCAAAACTTCCAAAGTTCACAATTTAATGGTGACCCTAATCAAATATTAGATCCAGCAAATATTTATGATCCAGCTACCGGTTCTGGAGTTGCAGTAAGATCAGATTTTAATATTACTAACAACTTTGATTCTCAGATAACAATAGGAAGTGCTTATGTTTCTGATGAATTTCAAATTACTAATAGATTAAAATCTATCGTAGGACTTAGATTTGAAAAATTTGATTTAACCTATTCAGGTCAGAATCAACAAGGACAGATTTCAGATAATGCTAAGTTCATTGATAAAGCAGACTTATTCCCTAGCTTAAACTTAATTTACGATCTAAACGAGGCAAGAAGTTTCAAGTTGAGAGGATCTTATTCAAGAACAACAGCACGACCATCTTTTAAAGAAGCGTCAGATGCTGAGATTTTTGATCCGGTTTCTAACTTTTTCTTCATAGGTAATCGAGATATCCAGCCTACTTATATTAACAATATAGATTTAAGGATTGAAAACTATGGTAATGGAAGCGATTTCTTTGCCTTCAGTACTTTCTATAAAGACTTTACAGATCCTATAGAGCTTAGTTTTATTAGAGAAGCAGAAGGGCAGTTTACACCACTTAACTTAGGAAATGCTACAGTTTTAGGAGCAGAAGTTGAAGTAAGAAAGAATCTAGGTTTTATTACTCCTGGCCTTAAAAACTTCAATACTACTTTAAATGTTTCTGTAATTGATTCTCAACAAAACTATAGTGAAGATGAAGAAGCAAATAGAAGAGATACATTAAGAGACGGCGAGACTCTTGATGATACAAGACCATTGCAAGGTCAGTCTCCTTATCTTATTAATGCTGGTTTAGTTTATGAAACTGAGAATGACTTGAGAATCGGTACATTTTTTAATGTTCAAGGTAGAACATTACAGATTGTAGGTTCTGGTGATATTCCTGATGTGTACACTTTACCTTTTAACTCTCTTAATTTAACTGCAAATAAAACTTTTGGAGATAAAATCAAGCATAGCTTTGGTATCAAGGTAGAAAATATTTTAGGTGACGATGTAGAAAGTGAGTATGAATTTTTTGGAGCGGAGAATAGAACCTTCTCTTTCCGTAGTCCAGAAACAGCTTTTTCTTTAAGTTACGGGATTAAATTTTAA
- a CDS encoding inorganic phosphate transporter has protein sequence MSDIYIYMLIILAGLAITDLVVGVSNDAVNFLNSAIGSKAISFKTIMIIASIGIAFGAISSSGMMEVARKGIFNPGEFFFDEVMIIFMAVMITDILLLDFFNSLGLPTSTTVSIVFELLGAAVCMSVIKINQNDGDTILNLGKYIATDTAIDIILGILLSVVVAFIIGGLVQFFSRLLLTFDFRNRPNYLAALFGGFSLTSLFYFIIFKGLKGADLGFVTEFLTSTDVYTFIGVSFIFWSIISFIYVFALKLDIYKLIIILGTFGLAMAFAGNDLVNFIGVPIGAYQAWEFAEGTGLKASEINMSFLGEKLPSNKWLLVAAGLIMVATLWFSSKAQAVVKTSVDLARQDSGTERFQSNFLSRLLVRYSLLAAEGIERIVPERTANYISSRFEKAPAPAIVPKHADKPAFDYVRASVNLMVASILISVATSYKLPLSTTYVTFMVAMGTSLADKAWGTESAVYRIAGVLNVIGGWFFTAFSAFTAAALFAYIIYIGGMYAVVGLVVLAVLLLIRSFIGHKKSQKKQEETEELKKAESKTIQGIINESSDNVATVFKRSKRIYKNTLDGLIAQDLTILKTSKKESKKLSGEIDVLRDNIYFFIKNLDEKNLGASKFYIEVLGNLQDISQSLDYIAKSSNKHISNNHKSLKFTQIKDLKEIILRIHEIFDDAQEIFTTKDFNSLETIILEKRQLIELVNEKIDKQVHRTKDDEESPKNTTLYFSLLLETRDLMNQTIHIVEQYYREFDASDRNLM, from the coding sequence ATGTCTGATATTTATATATACATGCTTATTATTCTTGCTGGTCTAGCCATTACGGACTTAGTAGTAGGAGTGAGCAATGATGCAGTGAATTTCTTAAATAGTGCTATAGGTTCTAAAGCGATAAGTTTTAAGACTATTATGATTATTGCGAGTATAGGTATTGCCTTTGGAGCAATATCTTCCAGCGGTATGATGGAAGTCGCGCGTAAAGGGATTTTCAATCCTGGGGAATTTTTCTTTGATGAGGTCATGATCATCTTTATGGCGGTAATGATTACTGATATTTTACTACTAGATTTCTTTAATAGCTTAGGTTTACCTACTTCTACAACGGTTTCTATAGTCTTTGAGTTGTTAGGTGCAGCGGTATGTATGTCTGTTATCAAGATCAATCAAAATGACGGTGACACCATTTTAAATTTAGGTAAATACATCGCAACAGACACTGCGATTGATATCATACTAGGTATTTTACTCTCAGTCGTCGTGGCATTTATTATAGGTGGACTAGTGCAGTTCTTCTCGAGGTTGTTATTAACGTTTGACTTTAGAAATAGACCTAATTATCTCGCTGCCTTATTCGGCGGTTTTTCTTTAACTAGTTTGTTCTACTTTATCATTTTTAAAGGTCTTAAAGGAGCTGATCTAGGTTTTGTGACAGAGTTTCTTACTTCAACTGATGTCTATACATTTATAGGTGTTTCTTTTATCTTCTGGAGTATCATCAGTTTTATATATGTTTTTGCTTTAAAGCTAGATATTTATAAGCTCATTATTATTTTAGGAACTTTCGGTCTAGCAATGGCTTTTGCAGGAAATGATCTAGTGAATTTTATAGGAGTTCCTATAGGAGCTTATCAAGCATGGGAATTTGCAGAAGGTACAGGTCTTAAAGCTAGTGAGATTAACATGTCATTTTTAGGAGAGAAATTACCTTCTAATAAATGGTTGCTCGTTGCTGCTGGATTGATCATGGTGGCAACCTTGTGGTTTTCTTCTAAAGCTCAGGCTGTTGTAAAAACCTCTGTAGATCTTGCAAGACAAGACTCAGGAACAGAGCGTTTTCAATCTAATTTTCTTTCTAGATTATTAGTACGTTATTCTTTACTAGCTGCAGAAGGAATAGAGCGTATTGTACCGGAAAGAACGGCAAATTACATAAGCTCTAGATTTGAAAAAGCACCAGCTCCAGCAATAGTACCTAAGCATGCAGATAAGCCTGCATTTGATTACGTAAGAGCATCAGTAAATCTTATGGTTGCCAGTATATTAATTTCTGTAGCTACTTCTTACAAGCTGCCACTTTCTACGACTTACGTTACTTTCATGGTAGCAATGGGAACCTCGTTAGCAGATAAGGCTTGGGGAACAGAAAGTGCCGTTTATAGAATTGCAGGTGTATTAAATGTAATAGGCGGATGGTTCTTCACGGCTTTCAGTGCTTTTACTGCGGCAGCCTTATTTGCTTACATTATTTACATAGGTGGTATGTATGCTGTTGTAGGTCTAGTAGTACTAGCTGTGCTATTATTGATACGTAGTTTTATAGGCCATAAAAAATCTCAGAAAAAACAAGAAGAGACAGAAGAACTTAAAAAAGCAGAAAGTAAAACCATACAAGGAATCATTAATGAAAGCTCTGATAATGTGGCGACTGTTTTTAAACGTTCTAAGCGCATCTATAAAAACACTCTTGATGGCTTGATTGCGCAGGATCTGACGATTCTAAAGACTTCTAAAAAAGAAAGTAAAAAATTATCTGGTGAGATCGATGTCTTAAGAGATAACATTTATTTCTTTATTAAAAACCTAGATGAGAAAAACTTAGGAGCAAGTAAGTTTTACATTGAGGTACTCGGTAATCTTCAAGATATTTCGCAATCGCTCGATTACATTGCAAAATCTAGCAATAAGCACATTAGTAATAATCACAAGAGCCTTAAGTTTACTCAAATTAAAGATCTTAAAGAGATTATCTTACGTATTCATGAAATATTTGATGACGCACAAGAAATTTTTACGACAAAAGATTTCAATAGTTTAGAGACTATAATTTTAGAGAAGAGACAGCTGATTGAACTGGTTAATGAGAAAATCGATAAGCAAGTACATAGAACTAAGGATGATGAAGAGTCGCCTAAGAATACCACGCTTTACTTTAGTTTGCTGCTAGAAACTAGAGACTTGATGAACCAGACCATACACATCGTGGAGCAATATTACCGCGAGTTTGACGCTTCTGACAGGAATTTGATGTAA